The following coding sequences are from one Rutidosis leptorrhynchoides isolate AG116_Rl617_1_P2 chromosome 11, CSIRO_AGI_Rlap_v1, whole genome shotgun sequence window:
- the LOC139875811 gene encoding uncharacterized protein: MVASLGNISISNTNDSWQWELDNEVEYTVCATKYFVDDILLPTNVTATRWNKCIPRKIRKINVFLWRVALDRLPTRDNLSKREIEVVNGGCAICPWGTETLQHVLFGCDLALDLWRKCRVWIGLQMPMFSTWTDYFDWFDGWIAKEATKNRVYSIVAALLWLLWRFRNSVVFPGDVLQKSCLFDSI; this comes from the coding sequence ATGGTTGCGAGCTTGGGCAACATCAGTATCTCGAATACGAATGACTCTTGGCAATGGGAGCTAGACAACGAAGTGGAGTATACGGTTTGTGCGACAAAATATTTTGTGGATGACATTCTGTTACCAACAAATGTTACTGCCACGAGATGGAATAAGTGTATtcctagaaaaataagaaaaataaatgTGTTCCTTTGGAGGGTGGCGTTGGATAGATTACCGACGCGTGATAATTTATCGAAAAGAGAGATAGAGGTTGTGAATGGCGGGTGTGCAATCTGCCCGTGGGGAACAGAAACACTGCAACATGTTCTTTTCGGGTGTGATCTTGCATTGGACTTGTGGCGCAAGTGCAGGGTGTGGATTGGTTTACAAATGCCGATGTTCTCAACATGGACCGATTACTTTGATTGGTTTGACGGATGGATCGCTAAAGAAGCTACAAAAAATAGGGTATATTCGATCGTGGCGGCTCTTCTTTGGTTGCTTTGGAGATTCAGGAATAGTGTTGTCTTCCCCGGTGACGTTTTGCAGAAGTCTTGTTTATTTGATTCAATTTGA